ATCTATGCAGATAACGGCAAGATTTATCGTTCTGAGACGCTCCAATATGCATGTGCTCAGTTAGGTATAACACTGGCTCACACTCAACCATATGATCCACGTGCGAAAGGAAAAATCGAAAGACTTTTTAAAACCATTCAAACAAGGTTTTATCCTTTACTACAAGCAAAACCAGTTGATTCGTTGGAGGAGCTAAACGAGCGTTTTTGGAGGTGGCTTGAAGAAGACTATCATCGTCGTATTCACGCCTCTTTAGATGGGAAGACTCCACATGAAGTCTATCAATCTCAAGTAGAGAGTGTAACCTTCTTAGAGAATACGAAAATCCTAGATACAATCTTTTTGAAGAGAGAATATCGTAAAGTGAAGGCCGATAGTACGATTACGTTAAATAAACAACTCTATGAAGTACCTCCACGTTTTATAGGTCACTCGATTGATGTTCGATTTGATGAGACAGGTATTTTTGTGTTTGAAAACGACCAAAAGGTCGCTGAGGCTGTTCCTGTATCTATGACAGATAATGCACATTCAAAGAGAGTGCGTTCTCCATTTAACTTATCGGAAGATACGGAGGGAATAAACCATGTATAAGACATTCTATTCCTTGGCTCAAACTCCATTTTCAAAAGATTTGCGATCAACCGATGCTTTTCGGTCGAGCGATTATCAAGGGGCTCTTGGAGCACTTGATTACCTAAAGAAGTCAAGAGGAATGGGGCTTCTTATTGGAGATCCAGGCGCTGGAAAAACATTTACGTTACGATCATTTAAAGAATCATTGAATCCTTCCCTTTACCACGTTGTTTATTTTCCTCTTTCTACAGGAGGAGTAATGGATTTTTATCGTGGATTAGTCTATGGACTTGGAGAAGAACCAAAATTCCGTAAGGTTGATTTATTCCGACAAATACAAGAAGGGATCGAACGAATGGCAAACGAGCGAAAGGTTACTCCTGTTTTTATTCTAGATGAAATGCATATGGCAAAAGATGCATTTCTGCAGGATTTAGCCATTTTATTTAACTTTCAAATGGATTCAAGTAATCCTTTTATCTTGATATTAGCTGGATTACCGCATTTAAAGACACGATTATCTATTAACCATCACCGGCCACTCTCCCAGCGTTTAATTATGAAATATGAAATTCAGCCCTTGGATAAAGAAGAAGTTACAGAGTATATCGACCATCACATGAAACTAGCCGGTTCAAAAATACCAATTTTTACGGAAACCGCAATTGAAGCCATTGCCCTGCGTTCTCAAGGCTGGCCCCGTGTAATCAACAGACTGACAACCAATAGTTTACTATTTGGAGCACAATTAAAAAAAGAACAAATTGATGATGAAGTTGTGCGCTTAGCTATCGAAGATAGTGGGATATGAAAACAGAAGGTATTATTATATTCGATCGAGAAGAAAAAGAGTGGAAATTGTGGGTGGGTCACTGTGACTACTGGATACAACAAGGATATTCTTTTGAACTATTGATAAGAAATCAATATTTTCAAGCCTTTCTTGAGAAAGACTTAGATTGGTTTATTACGTTAGTGGATGAGGTCAAACTTGTGTTGCATATAAATGAAGTCTATAAAGTTAGAGTTGAACTAGAGAACTTTATAAAGGTTTCAGACCCGATTTAGGGTCTTCTTTTTTGTTTAAGAACTGAAGTTATTTGATCAAATTTTTTCAAACTCAGGATTAAAGTGAAAAAATAAGCACATTATTTCAGATAAACTCCCGAAGTAATTTGAAAACGGAGTGCTGAACTAATGTGCTCGTTTACAATCATGTCTCTAGGCTTCAGTCCAAAGAAAACAAGAGAGCGCTTTAGAGTTATGAGGGACCTAAAATACCAATCTTATTCAAGTCAATGGATGAAGTATGATTTCTTGCGGAGATATAACCATTTATTATCTGCATCATTGAAAAGCTATCGTTATGAGTACTTTGCAAAGTTCGTCATTGTGCAGCTATTAATCTTTCTAGGATTGCTGATATTTGGGTCATTCTTTATGCAGTCGATTTGGTATGGGCTGATTACATCATTAACATTTGTGTATGTTTTCCCAATTACGTTCTTTTATATGAAACACAAACAAGTACAAGGGCTGTTACAAAACGAAGTGATTGATTCGGTCATTACCTTATTACAGTCCTATCAGAGAAACCAACATAATATGTTATATGCTCTTAAGGACGTATCAGATTCATTAGAAGGTAAGACAAAAGCGGTGTATTCAAAGCTGTTCGCCAGAATGCATGATCGTGATGAAATTAAAATACTAGCAAGTGAAACATTTGCCTTTCAATTAGGTAGTTTACGAGGCAAGAATATTTCAACGACAATCTTAAAGGCTTGTAAAGATGGATTGATTGTTGAAACTCTTTTACAGGATTTAATTGTAGATATGACTGAACAAAATAAGGTGCTTAGGGACGCAGAATCAGAAGCTAGAGAAGCTGCAATTTTGGGGTATGCACCGCTACCATTAACTTTTTTATTCCTATATCTAAATGAAGCTTTTCTCATACCTGGTGGAAACTCTCTGAAATATCAATTTGGGACTCCACAGGGAATTCAATCATTCGTTATCTCGATTATTTTTGGGATAGTTGGTCTCGGTTTAGCCATTCTTGTGAAGAAGCCAAAGAAACAATAAGGGAGTGAACATAGTGGAGGAATTCATATTACATCTAAATATTGAGATGATCTACTTTATTACGATAGGCTTGCTCCTTTTATTGAGTTACTCCTTTATTGCTAAGAGTGGGTATGACGAGAGGCGTAAACGTAGATTTAGAGTTCAGAGTCTCTATCGATATCAAGATAAAGTACGAAATAGAATGCACAAGAAAGAGTATGATGACTATTTCAGAAGTAATGGCTTGCCAGCTTTTATTACTAGTGAACGTTTTAATACAGTACGTTTTCTTTTTCTTGGCATTTTAATTATAACTGTTCTGTTTGAAATGTTGTTTAATACCAGTCTTATGTCAATGACAAACTTGGTTGTTTTAGGAAGTATTCCAGTGCTTATGATACCTAAAAAGCCTTCACCATTCTACTACTTAGTAAAAATGGTACAAAAACGTTATAACAGAGAAAAGAATAATGAAATCTATCAATTCTATAACGAAATGAAAGCGGAGTTCCGCTCTAAAGGCGATAAAGTGGGTAACAGTTACCATATTATTATGGGGCTTTTACCGTATTACAAATATATTCGACCAGCTTTAGAGAAGATGCTTCCTCTTTTAGAGAAAAAGAGGTTTGAAGAAGCATGGACTTTATTCAAGGATGAAATAAATACCCCTGAAGCTAACAGCTTAAGTATTGTAATGCAAGAAATAGAATCAACAGGAGTAAGACAAGCTGGTGAGATTCTTGAACAAAAAAGAGTTGAGTTTGCTAACAGTATGTACAACAACTATAAAGAGTATTTATATCGGAGAAAAATTGTCATCTTTTCCTTAGCTCTTTTTGGAACAGTAGTAGTCATCATGAATGAAGTAACAGTATTTTTCTTGTGGTACAAAGATGTGATGAGTGTTGTTAATAATCTTGGACAATAAAAAAGTCCCGAGATTAATATAAATAAAATTTTAAGTTGGAGGTTTCAAGGAATGGAAAAATTATTAATTTTACTTATGGTTCTACTTTTTGCGGTAGGGATCACGAATTCTACAATCTTTGATGAGAATGGAATTCAGACAGATGCAGTTGAAATGAAAGATAACACACAAAACATTGTGAAAGATGCAAATGATTCAATGGAAACGTTTGGTGGTGCTACAACACCAACAACACCTGCTACACCATGATGAAATAAGCAATATAATTTGTTGAAGTAAAACTTACCCTTAAGGTGACTGATTTTATTAGTCGTTTTAAGGGTTTTAAATGGAGAGTGATAGATAATGGAAAAATTATTAATCTTATTAATGATTCTACTTTTTGCAGTAGGGATCACGAACTCTACTATTTTTGATGAAGATGGGATTCATACGGATGCAATCGATATGAAAGACAATACACAAGATATAGTTCAGAGCGCAAATGATTCAATGGAGACATTTGGTGGTGGTTTAGCAGCACCTACGACTCCATAATGTTTAGACACAAATATCATTTGTAGAGTGACAAGGCTATAGTATTTGTCACTCTATTAGCTTTTAGGAGGAAAAATAGTGGAAAAATTACTCGTTCTTTTAATGCTACTTCCTTTATGGTTAGTTGTCTTATTTCAACCTTCATTAGATCGTTTAGAAGAATCAAGAGAGAAAGTTATTCAAGTTGCATTACAAAGAGGAATTGATAAAGCAAGTCTAGAGGGTTATTTTACAGAGGATATTATTGATGAGATGAAAGATATAGTGAAAAAGGTTGGCTACGAAGAAGATGACATTGAATTGGAGCTAACCACTAATCCGGTGCTAAGAGGAAACTATATTCATGGAAAAATTAAAGTGCCTAATGAGTATCAGCATTTATTAATTAAAAATTTATTGGAAAGAGATACCTCTAATGAAGAGGAAATGTATCATGTACATATTGCCAGTAGGATGAGTGAATTCGTCAATTAAGGAGATTTATAGATGAGTAAGTTATTGGTGACGTTTATGATATTTTCATCGGTTATTACCTTATGGGTATATGATGTTGAATCATTACTTCAAGATCGAGCGAATAGGGAAATGCATTATGCTTTAGAAAATGCAGTTCATGATGCTTCTTTACAGGTAAATGAAATTGAAATGGTAGAAGATATAAAAGTTCAATTTGATCAAGTAGCTGGTCACGATGTCTTTATTGATACTTTAACTAAAAATATTCAATTTGATAAGAATCTACAACCAACTAATAAGACATTATTTAAATCACCGCTTGAAATAAAAGCTGCTGTATATTTAGATGATATGACACTTGATCCAATAACGAATGCGACCCTAGAGTTTCCTTATATCTATAACTTTGTGGATAGCACAAAAGGAATTGATTATGAGCAGGTTATCTTTGGTCCAAGTGTAGTATATGTGGTTGAGACTCAGATTGTGGGGCAAGATGAACCGACACAATTTATAAAAGTGCAGGAATATAAAAGGTAAGTGAAGAACCAAGAACCTTACCTAATTCAATGAACATATTATTCAAGGAATTAGGTAGGGTTTTTTGTTTGAGGTTACTAAAATTTTCTTTTCAAACAAGGTTCTACATAGTATAATCTAATATAAATTAATATTAAATTAGGCGGAAGACGCAATAACCTCTATTTCGATAGAGGTATATTGCGTCTTTTTTTATTGTCTTTTAGGAGGTGAAGCCGCTTCGGCGTTAATAGAAGAAGAAAAGTTGTGTATGTGGATGATAGATATGTTTGCTGAATTTTCAAGGTGAAGACTAAGCATCTCTATCTTTAATGATTAACTGGTCAATAGTGATACCAAACCCATCACAAATACGCTCTATCGTTTCAAGATCGGCTCTACTTTGTTTGTTATTTTTGATCTTTGATATCGCATTTCGGTGTAGACCAGTCATTTTAGCTGTCTCATCAATTGAGAGGTTATCCCTTACCATAAAGTACTCCAAATTCCACTTTAACATTACATTTACCTCCTTCACGATATGTTTATTATATGAAGAAAGTCATATAAAATCAACATGATCGTGTGCAAAAACTAGTGGAAAATGGAAACAAAAGGTTGTTTATGCACACGATTGTGTGTATAATAGAGTTAAGGAAGAATTTAGTCGAATAAGGAGGAAAAAGTAATGAAGAAAAAGTCTGTGTTAAAACCAATTTTAGGTCTTGCTATTGCGGGTGGGTTACTAGTTCCTACTGTAACTGATGTTAAAGCTGCTACAGTTGATCCTACAAAAATAACTACACTTCAGAATAGTGAGTATGATCTGCCTGATGGTGGACCAATTTTTTGGGGAGGTAAAGGAACAAACCTTTATAAGACCGACAAAGTGGTACCGGGTACGATAGTAGGTATATTTAAAAAAGGTACTCATTCCAGTTCGGAGGGGTATTTCAAAGAAGTGTTTGAAACAGGTAATACTTATGTGTATGGTTTTGCAGATCGTTTTGATGCAAAAAGCGCAACAAATCCATATCACTATATAGAAACTAAAGCTGAGAGATACGATCGAGTAAACGAGAACAACTATTCAAATTTTCATTTAAGATATAGTGTTTTTGTTAACAATCCCACAGGAAACTATTATTTAACCGCTCACCGTCAAGGGGCAGAGAACTTTTATAAGATGGAAGTCCGTTATTATGAAGGGGTAAATTACCTAAATCTATCTAAAGATGATTACTCTAAAGTTATAGATAACTATACTCCAGCACAATCAAAGAGTATTGCAGGGAAGAGTATTGTTATCCCAAAAGACACAAATCCGTATCGTGAGCCAATGGCAAGATTAATAGCTAAACAAGATATACCTTTACTTAAAAAGGAGAGTAACGGTACATATACGGCTGTGAAAATGCTTGAAAAGGGTGGATTCTACCGAATTTATGGAATAGATGGCAACCTTTATAACGTTGGTGGTGCTTATTATGTGCCTAGAAATGATGCATTAATGAGTCACTTTATTGGTAGATTACAAGTTAATAAATCTGTCCCAATGTATAACCCTAGTGGTCAAATTCACAGATATTTAACTGCTGGTGAAGCTGTTAGAGTCTTTGATTATGACAATGGAAAGTATGATGTTGGTGGAGGGTATTATGTTCTTGATAGTACTAAAATTCAGTACTTCGTTGGGGCTATTACAGCAAAACAAAATGTTTCAGTATTTAATGCAAATGGTAAGGTTGTATACACATTGAAAAAAGGCCAACGTGTGTTTATAGAAAGATTAGAAGGAAATAAAGCATATATTGATGGTGATACCTATATTGTTCATGATAAGTCAAAAACTACTTATAGTAAGAGCTAGAAATTTTAAGGTGGTGGCTCTATGAGAAAATTGAGACATAGTAAAATGTTTCAAGTATTGTTGATTTTAGTTATTCTCCTTTCTATGTTGCCACCTAACCTTTTTTCATTCGCTTTACCTGTATCAGCAGTAGAAAGCGTACCTGCAAATATAAAAGCTAGTAATGTTCCACTTGAAAGGTTGCTAGTTGAACCAGCAGGGAGTGTCCCGAGTAGCGGGAGACATCCTCAATGGTTTGAGAAAACTGGTAACCTTAATCCTTGGTCATATACAAGTATTAAAGAAAACGGGATATTACACCGTTCTACTGTTGCTGACAAGCATATGCAATTTCGAAAAACTAATTCGAGCCAGTATGTAACTGATCCTATTTCAATTGCAGGAGAAAATGAGGCAGCTGTTCGGAAAAAAATGCAAGAAATTATTGATAGGGAAAAGAAAAAGAATCAATATGCAACTCCAACTGAAGCCTTGGTTTTTCCAGTCCATAGTTATAGGACGTATCCTGTGTCTGTCTTAGACTGTAACAAATTTTCACTTGAAGATTCTAAGTATGGAAAAGTACCGACCGAGAGTGAGTTGAGGAACGGAACTTATTTTGGACGGTGCAATGCATTTACTTACACACCAGGAAACGACCCTTACATGAATAATATGAGTCTTTCAGATTGGACATATTACAGTAAGACATGGGGAACGCCAAGTGGAAGTTATAAAAAATATGAATATTACAACTGGCAAGGTGCGCGTTTTGAGAATCGCAATACTGATTACTTTTTACAAATGAAATTCGATGTTTTACCTCCTAGATATGTAAAAATAGAACTTGTACCGAGTAAAGCCACAATTAAAGTCGGTGACACTCAACAGTTCAAAGTATATGGCTATCTAAATACCGGGCATAAAGTAGATATTACAACACTAACGGAACTTGTTTCATCAAAAACGGATATTGCAGAAATTGATTTTACAGGACTAGCGACAGGATATGAAGAAGGTGTAACAGGAATTATTGCTACCTTTGAAGATCCTGTGAGTGGTAAAGAGCTAGTAGACAGAGGGCTGTTGACTGTCGTTGATGATGACTCAGTAATACCCGCTGATCCAGGAACAATTGAATTAACACCTGAGTATAGTGCAATCATGGTCGGTGAAAATCAGAGTTATAAGGTTGAATACATTAAGGCAGATGGTTCAAGGTTAGATGTAACAAGCACTTCAAGCTATAGTAGTAGTAATACATCAATAGCGAGTATTGATTCTACTGGTAAGGCTATTGGGATTGAAGAAGGACAAGTTACAATAACTGCAACTTACGATGGTAAAACTGACACAGCAATCCTTGATGTAACAGAGCTTATTATTGAATATGAGAATAAGCCGCCGATTGCTTCACTTGAAGTGTTAAAGGAATATTATTGGATTGAAACTGTTGAAATGACAGATTCAAGTTATGATCCTGATGGAACGATTGTTTCTACTAATCTACTAGTTGATGGAAAACCAAGTTCTTTACATGTGAAGTACCCAAGGGTAACTGTTCCAGAAAACCATGTTGCACATTTAACTGTTACAGATGATGACGGGGCTTCTTCTGATGTAAGTAAGAGTTTTAAAATTTTACCAACTACTCCAACAGCTGATCTATCAGTTTACGGAAGTCTCAAAGTAAATCGTAAAATAGTTTTAGACGCAACGAATTCAGATTCAAAAAGTCCTGTTCATGTTGCTCCGATTGACTATAGTCAGACCAACTGGACAATTACACCTATAACTGAAGGAATAACACAGGATGACATTAAGGTAAAAGTATCTAGTGATTATTCCAAAAGAGAAATCTTAGTAAGAAAACCTGGAGAATATGAAGCTACAGTTACAGTAACAAATAATTTAGGTGAGACAAGTGAGCCAGTAACCAAAAAGTTCACTGTAGCTCCTGACCTTAAACCGATTGCTCAATTTACAGTAGAGGGAAAGAATGGATAGTCAACACTAAACTAGACAACATTTTTAAGGTGTCCAAGTTTAAATTCAATTGGGCTAAGATAGCCTAATGTTCCATGGATTCGTTTGTGATTAAACCAATGGATATACTGTTGTAGTTCGTTCTCTAATTCTTCAAGACTATCAAAATGACGTCCCTTGACAAACTCAGTTTTAATGATTTTAAATGTAGCTTCTGCTACTGCATTATCATATGGGCATCCTTTCATGCTTAGCGATCGCTGGATATTAAAAGTCGCTAATGCCTCGTCAATGAGCTTATTCTTAAACTCACTTCCTCGATCTGTATGAAACAGCTTAATCTTACGTAAATCTGTTTTGATTGACGCTAACGCACGATAAACTAATAAAGCATTTTTATGACGACCGATACTATATCCAATAATTTCACGGTTAAAAAGATCAACAAATATACATATGTATTGCCATTTTTTATTGACTCTCACATATGTTAAATCACTTACTACGACTGATAATGCTTCGTCTTGTGTAAACTGACGATCAAGCTCATTTTTCTGTTCCGATTCGTTTGTCCCACTGGCATGTGGCTTGAATTGCGCTAGAGTATATGAAGACACCAGGCCTTGTTCTTTCATTATTCGTCCGATTCGACGTCTAGACACAACCTTTCCACGCTTAGCTAGTTCCTTTTTGATTTTACGAGTCCCGTAATTTTGGAAACTCTCATGAAAAATCTCAATAATATCTGAAGTGATGTCGTCTTCAGCCTGACGTTCTTTTGCTTCATAATAATAAGTACTTCTAGGTATTTGTAGGACCTTGCACATTGCTGATATCGAGTATTTGTGCTGGTTATTCTTAATCACATTTACTTTCGTCCTAGTATCAGCGCGGCTTGCTTTAAAATGTCATTCTCCATTTCTAATTGCTTATTTCGCTTTCTAAGCTCAGCTAGTTCCTTTTGTTCCGGTGTTAAATTGTCTTTTTCCTTGAAAGAACCAGAAGTTTGATTCTGACTCACCCATTTATCTAAAGACGAAGGAGTAAGATCATATTCTTGAATAATCTCTTTTCTAGGTTTGCCGCTGTTGTAAAGCTGCACAATCTGTTGTTTAAATTCCTCAGTAAATGTTCGGCGTTCTCTTTTAGTCATTGTAGATTCTCCTCGATAATATTATCTGTAGTCTACTTGACCTTAATTTTTCTGTCTAGTTAAGTGTAGCCGATTCAGAAAGTACTTCGTGATGAAACTGGAATTGCTAAGGTTAAGTTAACGGATAGCTCGTATTCAATAGATGATGATACTATTGCACAACGCATATGGTATATAGAATATGATAGTAATAACGATGGACTTTTTGGAACTAAAAGAGATACACCCAAGCAGGTTATCTCAGATGCAAATGAGCCAGTCGTTTACTATGAAACAGATCGAGTGGGGAACTACCGTTTTAATTTAGAAGTCGTGGAAAGTTTTAATCAACCAACGATCCCTGAATTCATATTAGCGGAACACTACTTAAGAGACGATACGGAACCTACACTTCCAGTACCATTACAGAGTATTGATCAGTATCATAAAGTAGAGAATTTTAATATCCCTCAAAATGATAAGGCAGTAACTGTAGATAATGCTCCGCCTGTTGTTGATTTTGGTATAACCAAACATAATAAAGTTGATATTTACTTAAATTTTGCTGGTCTTGATACCGCAACAATGCAGACAAATCATACGAATTATGGTTCTCAAGATCGGTATTATCGAACAAATTATGTCGAAACAAGAACATGGGAAGCTTATGATTATAGTTATGATATTGATAGTGCTGAGAAAAATAAATTAACAGCTCTTGCGGGAGATTTAGAAGTAAACCTTATAACTAAGGGGATAGATGCACGAGTTGTTATTGATAACTCTTATGAGAATAGACCAGATCCGGATGGAACATATAACATTAATTACCCTAACTGGGGTACGACTTATTGGACAGATAGCTATTATGATACTGTAACATCAGCTAGTCCTAATTATTCTCCACCTTCTGGCTGGTACATTACTTCGACAACTGATAACACGCAAAATGAATCGTACACTTTTACTTGTTCATTCTCGACTGGAACCTACTGGTGTCCTAACTGGGATTCCTATACAAGTACATTACCATCTTGTGGTTATCTATCATGTACCTCTTGGAGTAAGACTTTTGTCAATCATACTTATGCTGATAGAACAGAATCAGATGCAAGAAGGGAAGAGAAAGGACTTCCACCACTATCACAAGATGCTTTTAGGACTTCTTCTACGGATAGGTATAGTCGAGTGAATACCGTTTCAAGGACATATAATATTCGAAAAGATGTTCCGCGATCCGCGTATGAGATACAGAACTTTACAACAAGTGGTTCGCAAAAACCTTTTATTGATACAACCGATTATAGTGAGGCTATTTCAAATGCCTCTTATAGAGCGGGAGCTGATAGTTATTATATCCGCTATGATAAAAGGAATTGGTCATGGACTAACAATA
The window above is part of the Metabacillus sp. B2-18 genome. Proteins encoded here:
- a CDS encoding ExeA family protein — protein: MYKTFYSLAQTPFSKDLRSTDAFRSSDYQGALGALDYLKKSRGMGLLIGDPGAGKTFTLRSFKESLNPSLYHVVYFPLSTGGVMDFYRGLVYGLGEEPKFRKVDLFRQIQEGIERMANERKVTPVFILDEMHMAKDAFLQDLAILFNFQMDSSNPFILILAGLPHLKTRLSINHHRPLSQRLIMKYEIQPLDKEEVTEYIDHHMKLAGSKIPIFTETAIEAIALRSQGWPRVINRLTTNSLLFGAQLKKEQIDDEVVRLAIEDSGI
- a CDS encoding helix-turn-helix domain-containing protein — protein: MLKWNLEYFMVRDNLSIDETAKMTGLHRNAISKIKNNKQSRADLETIERICDGFGITIDQLIIKDRDA
- a CDS encoding Ig-like domain-containing protein; translation: MRKLRHSKMFQVLLILVILLSMLPPNLFSFALPVSAVESVPANIKASNVPLERLLVEPAGSVPSSGRHPQWFEKTGNLNPWSYTSIKENGILHRSTVADKHMQFRKTNSSQYVTDPISIAGENEAAVRKKMQEIIDREKKKNQYATPTEALVFPVHSYRTYPVSVLDCNKFSLEDSKYGKVPTESELRNGTYFGRCNAFTYTPGNDPYMNNMSLSDWTYYSKTWGTPSGSYKKYEYYNWQGARFENRNTDYFLQMKFDVLPPRYVKIELVPSKATIKVGDTQQFKVYGYLNTGHKVDITTLTELVSSKTDIAEIDFTGLATGYEEGVTGIIATFEDPVSGKELVDRGLLTVVDDDSVIPADPGTIELTPEYSAIMVGENQSYKVEYIKADGSRLDVTSTSSYSSSNTSIASIDSTGKAIGIEEGQVTITATYDGKTDTAILDVTELIIEYENKPPIASLEVLKEYYWIETVEMTDSSYDPDGTIVSTNLLVDGKPSSLHVKYPRVTVPENHVAHLTVTDDDGASSDVSKSFKILPTTPTADLSVYGSLKVNRKIVLDATNSDSKSPVHVAPIDYSQTNWTITPITEGITQDDIKVKVSSDYSKREILVRKPGEYEATVTVTNNLGETSEPVTKKFTVAPDLKPIAQFTVEGKNG
- a CDS encoding IS3 family transposase (programmed frameshift) → MTKRERRTFTEEFKQQIVQLYNSGKPRKEIIQEYDLTPSSLDKWVSQNQTSGSFKEKDNLTPEQKELAELRKRNKQLEMENDILKQAALILGRKLNVIKNNQHKYSISAMCKVLQIPRSTYYYEAKERQAEDDITSDIIEIFHESFQNYGTRKIKKELAKRGKVVSRRRIGRIMKEQGLVSSYTLAQFKPHASGTNESEQKNELDRQFTQDEALSVVVSDLTYVRVNKKWQYICIFVDLFNREIIGYSIGRHKNALLVYRALASIKTDLRKIKLFHTDRGSEFKNKLIDEALATFNIQRSLSMKGCPYDNAVAEATFKIIKTEFVKGRHFDSLEELENELQQYIHWFNHKRIHGTLGYLSPIEFKLGHLKNVV